Proteins from a single region of Phycisphaeraceae bacterium D3-23:
- a CDS encoding flagellar biosynthesis anti-sigma factor FlgM, which produces MSDISPIHRPSPTTLDAVAKTARPDTPAKASARKDDRVELSNHARLLSKLNELPDIREGLVESVKAEIEAGRYETDERIEAAIEALVEDLA; this is translated from the coding sequence ATGAGCGACATCAGCCCGATCCACCGACCCAGCCCCACGACCCTGGACGCGGTTGCCAAGACCGCACGACCCGACACGCCGGCCAAGGCCAGCGCCCGCAAGGACGACCGTGTCGAGCTCTCGAACCACGCCCGCCTCTTGAGCAAGCTCAACGAGCTGCCCGACATCCGCGAAGGGCTCGTCGAGTCCGTCAAGGCCGAGATCGAGGCAGGCCGATACGAGACCGACGAACGCATCGAGGCGGCGATCGAAGCGCTGGTCGAAGACCTCGCGTAA
- a CDS encoding ZIP family metal transporter gives MDLPSNALVSAALAGIAAALACGLGVLPLFIKGIDPARHRGLGYAVAGGLMFSASVYNLILPGMGMDPAADGWSLRTVSPVILGILLGAAFLALTAKLIHHDQAHDDLYDGGEAINYLPAANLPVRAKGWGGTVGLLVFIAMTIHSIPEGVAVGVAYTADAAQKSVDGQMGPTIALAIALHNIPEGLAVAIPLRSAGVSMGRCFLAAVITSLPQPIAAVPAVLLAWFFQPLMPLLMGFAAGAMIFLVVLELIPEALECESPGKTAWAFTIGFCAMLLVQVLL, from the coding sequence ATGGACCTGCCTTCCAATGCACTGGTGTCGGCAGCGCTCGCGGGCATCGCCGCGGCGTTGGCGTGCGGGCTGGGCGTATTGCCCCTGTTTATCAAGGGGATCGACCCGGCGCGTCACCGCGGGCTGGGCTACGCCGTCGCCGGCGGGCTCATGTTTTCCGCCAGCGTGTACAACCTGATCCTGCCGGGCATGGGGATGGACCCGGCCGCCGACGGGTGGTCGCTGCGCACGGTCTCGCCCGTGATCCTGGGCATCCTGCTGGGCGCGGCCTTCCTCGCGCTCACCGCCAAGCTGATCCACCACGATCAGGCGCACGACGACCTGTACGACGGGGGCGAAGCGATCAACTACCTGCCCGCCGCGAACCTGCCGGTCCGCGCCAAGGGGTGGGGCGGCACGGTCGGGCTGCTGGTGTTTATCGCGATGACGATCCACTCGATCCCCGAAGGCGTCGCCGTCGGCGTGGCCTACACCGCCGACGCGGCGCAGAAAAGCGTGGACGGCCAGATGGGCCCGACGATCGCGCTGGCGATCGCGCTGCACAACATCCCCGAGGGGCTCGCGGTCGCGATCCCGCTCCGCAGCGCGGGCGTCTCCATGGGACGGTGTTTCCTCGCGGCCGTGATTACCAGCCTGCCCCAGCCGATCGCGGCGGTCCCGGCCGTTCTGCTGGCGTGGTTCTTCCAGCCGCTGATGCCGCTGTTGATGGGCTTCGCCGCCGGTGCGATGATCTTTCTGGTCGTCTTAGAACTCATCCCCGAAGCGCTCGAGTGCGAGTCGCCGGGCAAGACGGCATGGGCGTTTACGATCGGGTTCTGCGCGATGCTGCTGGTGCAGGTGTTGTTGTAG
- a CDS encoding polymer-forming cytoskeletal protein has protein sequence MAEASETTVVGSDSHFKGELMFDSTAKIVGKFDGTITGKGELQVSKNAKCMADVKAGTVAVDGRVEGNVTVSDTVKLGGSGVVKGDITAAKMVVVEGASFMGMCAVGPEAQKQAGAASAPPSKSSGGDSGGGGQSGKK, from the coding sequence ATGGCAGAAGCAAGCGAAACCACGGTTGTCGGTTCGGACTCTCACTTCAAGGGCGAACTCATGTTTGACTCGACCGCGAAGATCGTGGGCAAGTTCGATGGGACAATCACGGGCAAGGGGGAGTTGCAGGTCTCCAAGAACGCCAAGTGCATGGCCGACGTCAAGGCCGGCACGGTCGCGGTCGATGGCCGGGTCGAGGGCAACGTGACGGTGAGCGATACGGTCAAGCTCGGCGGCAGCGGCGTCGTCAAGGGCGATATCACCGCGGCAAAGATGGTCGTGGTGGAGGGCGCAAGCTTTATGGGGATGTGCGCGGTCGGGCCTGAAGCGCAGAAGCAGGCCGGCGCGGCAAGCGCTCCGCCGTCCAAGTCCTCGGGCGGCGACAGCGGCGGGGGCGGGCAGTCGGGCAAGAAGTAA
- a CDS encoding response regulator has product MARQKDILTTGEVATICNVAPRTVSKWFDSGQLKGYRIPGSKDRRIPMANLIRFMKQHNIPLDGLQSGKTRVLIVDGESEIVDVLKKVLAEQAGYEVQVAHSGFAAGVECEKFRPHVMLLDMHLDDIKGEDVLKLVRANNDLQLTKVLAMSGKLTDGQAQHLLHNGFDGYLKKPFHVRQVVESVEDAVAIVY; this is encoded by the coding sequence ATGGCACGACAAAAAGACATCCTGACCACCGGCGAAGTCGCCACCATCTGCAACGTCGCCCCGCGCACCGTCAGCAAATGGTTCGACTCGGGACAGCTCAAGGGCTACCGCATCCCCGGCAGCAAAGACCGGCGGATCCCGATGGCCAACCTCATCCGCTTCATGAAGCAGCACAACATCCCGCTCGACGGGTTGCAGTCGGGCAAGACCCGCGTGCTCATCGTTGACGGCGAATCGGAAATCGTGGACGTGCTTAAAAAAGTCCTCGCCGAGCAGGCCGGCTATGAAGTCCAGGTCGCGCACTCCGGCTTCGCCGCGGGTGTCGAGTGCGAGAAGTTCCGTCCGCACGTCATGCTCCTGGACATGCACCTCGACGACATCAAGGGCGAAGACGTGCTCAAGCTCGTGCGCGCCAACAACGACCTCCAACTCACCAAAGTCCTGGCGATGTCCGGCAAGCTGACCGACGGCCAGGCCCAGCACCTGCTGCACAACGGCTTCGACGGCTACCTCAAGAAACCGTTCCACGTCCGCCAGGTCGTCGAGTCGGTCGAAGACGCCGTCGCGATTGTGTATTGA
- a CDS encoding sigma 54-interacting transcriptional regulator: MASISQILSDGFELSEAFQRAVNVLGKALGMDRAVLTLQDPASEQLRIVASVGLSAQEQERGRYAAGEGVSGRVYQTGRAEVVADITEQPEFLNKTRSADPDGRRQSFLCVPVFNGPHPVGTIGVLKPFTDDETLQADTRLIAIFSGMIAQAIRIHQQMRLERDQWLQEKELLTEDLRSRYRFDNIIGTSPAMVDVLGTIAQVASSRATCLLLGETGCGKELIAKAIHYNSPRRDKPLIRVNCGALSPQLLESELFGHVKGAFTGAVRDKVGRFEAADGGTLFLDEVGTLSPQLQVKLLRVLQEREFERVGDHHTVQTDVRIIAATNLDLEEEVRAGTFRDDLYYRLNVVSIHLPPLRSRREDVPMLIDHFLKRFNQENARSVKRISRDVMNVLLRYPWPGNVRELENAVERAVVMATGDELGMDLLPLQVRLFAEQRRSDAADETVEALCIKLADHAIKQLQVYDGQVYDLVINEVERQLLRESLVHCNGVKLKAARFLGINRNTLNKKVKDLAVPGG, translated from the coding sequence TTGGCCAGCATAAGCCAAATACTGAGCGACGGCTTTGAGCTCAGCGAGGCGTTTCAGCGGGCCGTGAACGTGCTGGGCAAGGCCCTGGGAATGGACCGGGCGGTGCTTACGCTCCAGGACCCGGCCAGCGAACAACTGCGCATCGTTGCGTCGGTTGGGCTCTCTGCCCAGGAGCAGGAGCGCGGACGCTATGCCGCAGGCGAGGGCGTTTCGGGCCGGGTCTACCAGACCGGGCGGGCCGAGGTGGTCGCCGACATCACGGAACAGCCCGAATTTCTTAACAAGACGCGCTCGGCCGACCCCGACGGCCGACGCCAGAGCTTTCTGTGTGTCCCCGTGTTTAACGGCCCGCACCCCGTCGGGACGATCGGCGTGCTCAAGCCGTTCACCGACGACGAAACACTCCAAGCCGACACTCGCTTGATCGCGATCTTCTCGGGCATGATCGCCCAGGCCATCCGCATCCATCAGCAGATGCGACTCGAGCGCGACCAATGGCTCCAGGAAAAGGAACTGCTCACCGAGGACCTGCGTTCGCGCTACCGCTTCGACAACATCATCGGCACGAGCCCGGCGATGGTCGATGTACTCGGCACGATCGCGCAGGTCGCCTCGTCGCGCGCGACCTGCCTCCTGCTAGGCGAGACCGGCTGCGGCAAAGAACTCATCGCCAAGGCGATCCACTACAACTCGCCGCGCCGCGACAAGCCGCTGATCCGCGTGAACTGCGGCGCGCTCTCACCGCAGCTCCTCGAGTCCGAACTCTTCGGCCACGTCAAGGGCGCGTTCACCGGCGCGGTCCGCGACAAGGTCGGCCGATTCGAGGCGGCGGACGGCGGGACGCTCTTCCTCGACGAGGTCGGCACACTCAGCCCGCAGCTCCAGGTCAAGCTGCTGCGCGTCCTCCAGGAGCGGGAGTTCGAGCGTGTCGGCGACCACCACACCGTCCAGACCGATGTCCGCATCATCGCCGCGACCAACCTCGACCTTGAAGAGGAGGTCCGGGCTGGCACGTTCCGCGACGACCTGTACTACCGGCTCAATGTCGTGTCGATCCACCTCCCACCGCTGCGCTCGCGCCGCGAGGATGTGCCGATGCTGATCGACCACTTCCTCAAGCGGTTCAACCAGGAGAACGCGCGCAGCGTCAAACGCATCAGCCGGGACGTGATGAACGTCCTGCTGCGTTACCCCTGGCCCGGCAACGTGCGCGAGTTGGAGAACGCGGTGGAGCGGGCCGTCGTAATGGCGACCGGCGACGAACTGGGGATGGACCTCTTGCCGCTACAGGTGCGACTGTTTGCCGAGCAGCGCCGCAGCGACGCGGCCGACGAAACCGTCGAGGCCCTGTGCATCAAGCTCGCCGACCACGCGATCAAGCAGCTCCAGGTCTACGACGGCCAGGTGTACGACCTCGTCATCAACGAGGTTGAACGCCAGCTGCTGCGCGAGTCGCTCGTCCACTGCAACGGCGTGAAGCTCAAGGCCGCAAGGTTCCTGGGCATCAACCGCAACACGCTGAATAAAAAAGTCAAAGACCTCGCAGTGCCGGGGGGCTGA
- a CDS encoding phage portal protein: MPPLFARPTRHNESSCPASEEAEIVGLLDDHVQLKRPRLRRLWDYYRNPVRRDVSVGVTGGHALAQADGLPGRLRSTPGREREVVIENDIAWRIDTIVDFMFGKPPMIRSLAPDTGRAAELSQFLRAVFDASGGAALLQDIALIGTVYGHVDLLLNLRPIPSANRADPADCAACFKIEAIDAQRGIPVVAQDDYRALQGYLVLHNDAGRNPMCRPGILRRVSESIHGGDAASSARAGITHWMPEAVSVYQPGRKGGRLQVVYSERNALGRVPIVHIQNLPQPLIYEGLSEVEPLIPLQDELNTRLSDRANRVTLQAFKMYLGRGIEQFTERPITPGQMWHTDNADASIQEFGGDTASPSEETHIREVRDAMDKTSGVSPVAAGVLRGKVGNLTSQNAVRLVLMGLLARVERKRLTYGSGIERLCELILHAADVHGVLPNTPDERRVRLDWPDPVPENRQEQLELAERKIALGVPRDTVLNELGYGDCGAA; the protein is encoded by the coding sequence ATGCCCCCACTGTTCGCCCGACCTACGCGACACAATGAATCGTCTTGCCCTGCATCCGAGGAGGCGGAGATCGTCGGGCTGCTTGACGACCATGTCCAACTCAAGCGTCCGCGTCTTCGACGGCTGTGGGACTACTACCGAAACCCCGTGCGCCGCGACGTATCCGTGGGCGTGACTGGGGGGCATGCGCTCGCGCAAGCCGATGGATTGCCGGGTCGGCTGCGCTCGACACCCGGCCGGGAGCGTGAGGTCGTCATCGAGAACGACATCGCCTGGCGCATCGACACGATCGTCGACTTCATGTTCGGCAAGCCGCCGATGATCCGCTCGCTCGCGCCGGACACGGGCCGTGCGGCCGAGCTCTCACAATTCCTACGCGCGGTCTTCGACGCTTCAGGCGGCGCCGCGCTGCTCCAGGACATTGCGCTGATCGGCACGGTGTACGGCCACGTCGACCTGCTGCTCAACCTCCGGCCGATCCCTTCCGCCAACCGCGCAGACCCCGCCGACTGCGCAGCGTGCTTCAAGATCGAGGCCATCGACGCACAGCGCGGCATCCCGGTTGTTGCGCAAGACGATTACCGCGCGCTGCAAGGCTACCTGGTCCTGCACAATGACGCCGGGCGCAACCCAATGTGTCGCCCCGGCATCCTCCGGCGTGTGAGCGAGTCGATCCACGGCGGCGATGCAGCATCATCTGCGCGGGCCGGGATCACACACTGGATGCCGGAGGCCGTTTCGGTCTATCAGCCGGGCCGTAAGGGCGGTCGGTTGCAGGTCGTGTACTCGGAGCGCAACGCGCTTGGCCGGGTGCCGATCGTGCATATCCAGAACCTGCCCCAGCCGTTGATCTATGAAGGGCTCAGCGAAGTCGAGCCGCTGATCCCGCTGCAGGATGAGCTCAACACCCGGCTGTCCGACCGCGCCAACCGCGTCACGCTCCAGGCCTTCAAGATGTACTTGGGGCGGGGGATCGAGCAGTTCACCGAGCGGCCGATCACGCCCGGCCAGATGTGGCACACCGACAACGCCGACGCGTCGATCCAGGAGTTCGGCGGCGACACGGCGAGCCCATCGGAAGAAACGCACATCCGCGAGGTGCGCGACGCGATGGACAAGACCTCCGGTGTTTCGCCCGTCGCGGCGGGCGTGTTGCGCGGCAAGGTCGGCAACCTCACGAGCCAGAACGCCGTGCGGCTTGTTTTGATGGGCCTGCTCGCCCGGGTCGAGCGCAAACGCCTGACCTACGGCAGCGGGATCGAACGCCTGTGCGAACTGATCCTGCACGCCGCGGATGTGCACGGCGTCCTACCCAACACCCCCGACGAACGGCGGGTCCGGCTCGACTGGCCCGACCCCGTGCCCGAGAACCGGCAGGAACAGCTCGAACTTGCCGAGCGCAAGATCGCGCTGGGGGTTCCACGCGACACCGTGCTCAATGAGCTGGGCTACGGCGACTGTGGGGCGGCGTAA
- a CDS encoding DUF5309 family protein, producing MPFTGKATYTAGSTLPELVEDVGEIVGIVSPYETPLLDHLGDPQRSATSTVHQWLEDTLLPNTDTIDDQSFSDPDVDTSFDVENGERFRAGDQVQADGSREVMFVTGVSSNTVTVVRGYGGTTAEDLADNQTLRILGNAALEGDDAPAARFTNRVRKSNTTQIFTAGVEVSGSQLAAQQHAIADEMDYQKQERLRELIRDLENCVLNGTQPAADTEGSASVRRTMRGIIPSIATNIDDAGAADLTEDLLNEVMRGIWDQSAGSIDTIVVGGFQKRAINQFIASARGYDARNTRFRDMVSVYESDFGVCRVVLSRWMPSDSVLLLDSSRVDVLPLAGRSFHFKKLASTGDAESGQVIGEYTTEVRNENAHGLIRNLSTS from the coding sequence ATGCCCTTCACCGGAAAAGCAACCTACACCGCCGGCAGCACCCTGCCCGAACTCGTTGAAGACGTCGGCGAGATCGTCGGCATCGTCAGCCCGTATGAAACGCCCCTCCTCGACCACCTCGGCGACCCGCAACGCAGCGCGACCTCGACCGTCCATCAGTGGCTTGAAGACACACTGCTCCCCAACACCGACACGATCGACGACCAGTCGTTCTCTGACCCCGATGTCGATACCAGCTTCGACGTCGAAAACGGCGAACGCTTCCGCGCCGGCGACCAGGTCCAGGCCGACGGCTCGCGCGAGGTGATGTTCGTCACCGGCGTATCGAGTAACACCGTCACTGTTGTGCGCGGCTACGGCGGTACGACGGCCGAGGACCTGGCCGACAACCAGACGCTTCGGATCCTCGGCAACGCCGCGCTCGAAGGCGACGACGCCCCGGCCGCGCGGTTCACCAACCGCGTGCGCAAGAGCAACACGACGCAGATCTTCACGGCAGGTGTCGAGGTCTCGGGCTCGCAGCTCGCCGCCCAGCAGCACGCCATCGCCGACGAGATGGACTACCAGAAGCAGGAGCGCCTGCGCGAGCTGATCCGCGACCTGGAGAACTGCGTCCTCAATGGGACCCAGCCCGCCGCCGATACGGAGGGGTCGGCCAGCGTCCGGCGGACGATGCGCGGCATCATCCCATCGATCGCGACCAACATCGACGATGCCGGCGCGGCCGACCTCACCGAGGACCTGCTCAACGAAGTGATGCGCGGCATCTGGGACCAGTCGGCCGGGTCGATCGACACGATCGTCGTCGGCGGGTTCCAGAAACGCGCGATCAACCAGTTCATCGCCTCGGCCCGCGGGTACGACGCGCGCAACACGCGTTTCCGCGACATGGTCAGCGTGTACGAAAGCGATTTCGGCGTCTGCCGGGTCGTGCTCAGCCGGTGGATGCCCAGCGATTCGGTTTTGCTGCTCGACAGCTCGCGCGTCGATGTGCTCCCGCTCGCCGGCCGCAGCTTCCACTTCAAGAAACTCGCCAGCACCGGCGACGCCGAATCGGGCCAGGTCATCGGCGAGTACACCACCGAGGTGCGCAACGAAAACGCGCACGGCCTGATCCGGAACCTCTCGACGAGCTAA
- a CDS encoding LamG domain-containing protein, translating to MIYKHTDFQVPGFGEFTHEPREALGYRDALLSLSPEAYWPLGEDSGTQLADLAGSHILALSGEYTLSRPAASLSADDGALQLLNGKAAAAGAVLPTALNAGFSVVFWVRRLVPNTAGRFLSQYDDGVPGRTSITLRGDGRLRLSVTGDPVFHSTAAPVDSWTHAVLTRDDSGNATWYVNGVADTTISGQNRAIADVPFILGLHVESAIDVELDEVAVFHAALSPAQITWLYRVGADQPVPALGV from the coding sequence ATGATCTACAAACACACAGACTTTCAGGTGCCTGGTTTCGGCGAGTTCACGCATGAGCCGCGCGAAGCCCTTGGCTATCGCGATGCGCTGTTGTCGCTGTCGCCCGAGGCGTATTGGCCGCTCGGGGAGGACAGCGGGACGCAGCTCGCCGACTTGGCGGGGAGCCATATCCTTGCGCTCAGCGGTGAGTACACGCTGAGCCGTCCGGCCGCATCCCTCTCGGCCGATGACGGTGCGCTTCAGTTACTCAATGGCAAGGCGGCGGCGGCGGGTGCGGTCTTGCCGACGGCGCTTAATGCTGGGTTTTCAGTGGTGTTTTGGGTCCGCCGCCTGGTCCCTAACACGGCCGGTCGGTTTTTGAGCCAGTACGACGACGGTGTGCCGGGCAGGACCTCCATCACGCTGCGCGGCGACGGCCGGCTACGACTATCTGTCACCGGCGACCCCGTGTTCCATTCCACGGCCGCGCCGGTCGATAGCTGGACCCACGCCGTACTAACGCGCGATGATTCCGGCAACGCCACTTGGTATGTCAACGGCGTGGCCGACACCACGATCTCGGGGCAAAACCGCGCGATCGCGGATGTCCCGTTCATCCTCGGGCTTCACGTCGAGTCCGCGATTGATGTCGAGCTTGACGAGGTCGCGGTCTTTCATGCTGCGCTGTCGCCGGCACAGATCACATGGCTCTACCGCGTCGGGGCCGACCAACCCGTTCCTGCTCTGGGAGTTTGA
- a CDS encoding TIGR03790 family protein, producing MMPTTLEQTILAGFPDDGPGAVGLRATMTVGTGGSYLSHTLGATPTVLHVRLLLAPGSAAGGSAHVAGGWSASGAVRWSIVWDADARQLSLNVPGSTPLSAMLPPVIGWHAVEVALDSAGGSASLRLNGLPVGSISGAAIGGTDVAWLGVQAKSNALAGTLDLDGWVIADAPIGLRLIEATHPHAGDPARWLVVYNADHADGAAWADYYRNARDVPYANLCGLSLPLDETITSAQYDALRDAVLAYLSDNGLATQVVGVLLGLGVPGYVDASGLGQVTAVSSLLHGDASGDGMHVNALHRDPPIDRPSAGALAGLRFTGRIDGADFAEAVALVDRATALMASPPRAEDGATVWLDPVTEDENVNPLFGAPMSAWATGPGPATLRLPVELTLDGQHDAVHDDFVFWGWGQASVPTGFFAQPRGRRGVCVQLESTSPEAKDQRSPGATHWLRQAVDAGYAAASASSRVYTLSALPQPGVFFEALRLGWTLAEAWMVCQPFVRSGMQMLGDPLLVFDLPRSGFDIYGPAEALEQIDITTPTLRLPDTAASVVLSDALAPPDDSPALYLVRRVDGAGRNDGGSSAVRVQVVGNQVLTPPALPAWPDVAGWPARVIRGEARVVAVWASALQLRGVTRVEAEADTPSGVQGVWDGEPTPGVRSISARFDVPDDASRVRWRVHHADGAQGVSPWSAALIDSPTSVASFPEYEVQP from the coding sequence ATGATGCCGACGACGCTTGAACAAACGATACTGGCGGGCTTCCCGGACGACGGCCCCGGCGCAGTCGGGCTGCGCGCCACGATGACGGTGGGGACCGGCGGGAGCTACCTTTCGCACACACTGGGCGCGACGCCGACGGTTCTGCATGTCCGGTTGCTCCTGGCACCGGGCAGCGCTGCTGGCGGATCGGCACATGTTGCGGGCGGCTGGTCGGCAAGCGGCGCGGTGCGCTGGTCGATCGTGTGGGATGCAGACGCGCGGCAGCTATCGCTCAACGTGCCGGGCTCAACGCCGCTGTCGGCAATGCTCCCGCCCGTGATCGGCTGGCACGCGGTCGAGGTCGCGCTCGATTCGGCTGGCGGGTCGGCTTCACTGCGTCTCAACGGGCTGCCCGTGGGCTCGATCAGCGGGGCAGCGATTGGTGGGACCGATGTTGCCTGGCTCGGTGTGCAGGCGAAGTCCAATGCGCTGGCCGGGACGCTCGACCTGGACGGCTGGGTCATTGCGGACGCGCCGATCGGCCTGCGGCTCATCGAGGCGACGCATCCCCACGCGGGCGACCCGGCCCGCTGGCTGGTGGTCTACAACGCGGATCACGCCGACGGCGCAGCATGGGCCGACTACTACCGCAACGCGCGCGACGTGCCGTATGCGAACCTCTGCGGGCTATCGCTCCCGCTGGACGAGACGATCACGTCGGCCCAGTACGACGCGCTGCGCGACGCGGTCTTGGCGTATCTGTCGGACAATGGTTTGGCGACGCAGGTGGTCGGGGTGCTGCTGGGGCTGGGCGTGCCGGGCTACGTTGACGCTTCGGGGCTGGGGCAGGTGACGGCGGTGTCGTCACTGCTGCACGGGGATGCGTCGGGGGACGGGATGCATGTCAATGCGTTGCACCGTGATCCGCCGATCGATCGGCCGAGCGCGGGTGCGCTGGCGGGGCTGAGGTTCACGGGCCGGATCGATGGGGCAGATTTTGCCGAGGCGGTCGCGTTGGTGGACCGCGCGACGGCCTTGATGGCCTCCCCGCCACGCGCGGAGGACGGCGCGACGGTCTGGCTTGATCCGGTGACCGAGGATGAGAACGTGAACCCGTTGTTCGGCGCCCCGATGTCGGCGTGGGCCACGGGGCCCGGGCCGGCGACGCTCCGGCTGCCGGTTGAGTTGACGCTGGATGGTCAACACGATGCCGTTCACGATGACTTCGTGTTCTGGGGCTGGGGCCAGGCGTCGGTGCCGACCGGATTCTTTGCGCAGCCGCGGGGTCGGCGCGGTGTCTGTGTGCAGCTCGAGAGCACGAGCCCGGAGGCGAAGGACCAGCGATCGCCGGGCGCGACGCACTGGCTTCGCCAGGCGGTGGATGCGGGTTATGCCGCGGCGTCGGCGTCGAGCCGGGTGTATACCCTGAGTGCGCTGCCGCAGCCTGGCGTCTTCTTTGAAGCGCTGCGTTTGGGTTGGACACTCGCAGAGGCGTGGATGGTGTGTCAGCCGTTCGTGCGCAGCGGGATGCAGATGCTGGGCGACCCGCTGCTGGTGTTTGACCTGCCGCGTTCGGGGTTTGATATCTACGGCCCGGCGGAGGCGCTTGAGCAGATTGATATCACGACGCCGACCTTGCGCCTCCCGGACACTGCGGCGTCGGTTGTGTTGTCTGATGCGTTGGCACCGCCGGATGATTCGCCCGCGCTGTATCTCGTTCGGCGAGTGGATGGCGCGGGGCGTAACGACGGCGGGTCTTCAGCCGTGCGGGTCCAGGTGGTGGGCAATCAGGTGTTGACGCCGCCTGCGCTGCCGGCCTGGCCTGATGTTGCGGGTTGGCCGGCGCGTGTGATTAGGGGGGAGGCCCGGGTGGTAGCGGTGTGGGCGAGTGCGCTTCAGCTTCGCGGGGTCACACGGGTTGAGGCTGAGGCGGATACGCCGAGCGGCGTGCAAGGGGTGTGGGACGGCGAGCCAACACCGGGCGTACGAAGCATCTCCGCACGGTTCGATGTACCCGACGATGCCTCGCGTGTGCGATGGCGTGTGCATCACGCGGATGGGGCGCAGGGTGTTTCGCCTTGGTCCGCCGCGTTGATTGATTCGCCGACGTCGGTAGCGAGTTTTCCTGAATACGAGGTGCAACCATGA
- the ribD gene encoding bifunctional diaminohydroxyphosphoribosylaminopyrimidine deaminase/5-amino-6-(5-phosphoribosylamino)uracil reductase RibD, producing MAQATRQPNPQDEAWMWQALALAEQGRGRVEPNPMVGCVLVKDGREIGRGHTAPFGGPHAEAVALEDARQRNEDPAGATCYVTLEPCSHHGKTPPCADALVEAHIARAVVAMADPFERVAGQGLTRLREAGIEVVCGVCEAQARAVNAPYLKRIATGLPWVIVKWASTLDGRIATHTGDSRWISSPASRQRVHELRARVDAIMVGVGTVLADDPKLTARDVEVLRTARRVVVDPELRTPPHTQLTLASELGDPPITFAVDEHLIDGPAKRIHDYRDHGLEIVPLPQLPDQHLDLAPLLKHLVAAHDATNILVEGGAGLVGSMLKQNLVDQLLVFIAPKLLGDDNALNAVTGFSRDQIDDATTLKLNSVERIEDDVLLDYRVGRS from the coding sequence ATGGCACAGGCGACCCGGCAGCCCAACCCGCAGGACGAGGCGTGGATGTGGCAGGCGCTCGCGCTGGCCGAGCAGGGCCGCGGACGCGTCGAGCCCAACCCGATGGTCGGCTGCGTCCTGGTCAAAGACGGCCGCGAGATCGGCCGGGGGCACACCGCGCCCTTCGGCGGGCCACACGCCGAGGCCGTCGCGCTCGAAGACGCCCGCCAACGCAACGAAGACCCCGCCGGGGCGACGTGCTACGTCACGCTTGAGCCGTGCAGCCACCACGGCAAGACCCCGCCCTGCGCCGACGCGCTGGTCGAGGCGCACATCGCCCGGGCCGTCGTCGCGATGGCCGACCCGTTCGAACGCGTCGCGGGCCAGGGGCTCACCCGCCTGCGCGAAGCGGGCATCGAAGTCGTCTGTGGTGTGTGCGAAGCACAGGCCCGCGCAGTCAACGCGCCCTACCTCAAACGCATCGCCACCGGCCTGCCGTGGGTCATCGTCAAGTGGGCCTCCACCCTCGACGGCCGCATCGCCACGCACACCGGCGACAGCCGATGGATCAGCAGCCCCGCGTCACGCCAACGCGTCCACGAACTCCGAGCACGCGTCGACGCCATCATGGTCGGCGTCGGCACCGTCCTCGCCGACGACCCCAAACTCACCGCACGCGATGTCGAAGTCCTACGCACCGCCCGCCGCGTCGTCGTCGACCCCGAACTGCGAACGCCCCCGCACACCCAGCTCACCCTCGCCAGCGAACTCGGCGACCCGCCCATCACCTTCGCCGTTGATGAACACCTCATCGACGGCCCCGCCAAACGCATCCACGACTACCGCGACCACGGCCTCGAGATCGTCCCGCTCCCCCAACTCCCCGACCAACACCTCGACCTCGCGCCGCTGCTCAAACACCTCGTCGCCGCGCACGACGCCACCAACATCCTCGTCGAAGGCGGCGCGGGGCTCGTCGGCTCGATGCTCAAACAAAACCTCGTCGACCAGCTCCTCGTCTTCATCGCCCCGAAGCTCCTGGGCGACGACAACGCGCTCAACGCCGTCACCGGCTTCTCACGCGACCAGATCGACGACGCCACCACGCTGAAGCTCAACAGCGTCGAACGCATTGAAGACGATGTGCTGCTGGACTATCGGGTGGGAAGGAGTTAG
- a CDS encoding YqaE/Pmp3 family membrane protein: MNIVKILLAIFLPPVAVFMQVGLGVHFWLNIVLTLMFGLPGVVHALWLIVTDK; encoded by the coding sequence ATGAACATTGTCAAAATCCTCCTTGCCATCTTCCTCCCGCCCGTCGCGGTCTTCATGCAGGTCGGCCTGGGCGTCCACTTCTGGCTCAACATTGTGCTGACCCTGATGTTCGGGCTCCCGGGCGTGGTCCACGCGCTGTGGCTGATCGTGACGGACAAGTAA